Proteins encoded in a region of the Gallalistipes aquisgranensis genome:
- a CDS encoding cysteate synthase encodes MKNFTATGYSLKNVATGRLFPDDGWMLEDSLCPHPSLIRADYESRQLAPKDDSYGLYRFCDWLPVRRILKGSSAPVTYKSKGLAEELGLENLYITFNGYYPRIGARMTTCSFKETEAYSVCGRLNPDCGKVLVVASAGNTARAFAKVCSDNHIPLLLSVPEDNLEALWFEHPLDDCVKLIAARKGGDYFDAIHLSNLVLKSDKFIAEGGAKNIARRDGMATTVLSAVTHIGRIPDFYFQAVGSGTGAIAAWEANIRLIEDGRFGKHKMKLIVSQNAPFLPMYNAWKADSRELLPYDDDQARLDAESIDAKVLSNRKPPYGIAGGLYDALKDTDGDILKVTNEEARAAINIFLATEGIDIYSAAGVATASLIASVREGRVKPSDTVMLNITGGGEKLFQQGKTLWNLTPSLVFPLDPSPEEVVEKVEALFTR; translated from the coding sequence CCCGATGACGGCTGGATGTTGGAAGATTCGCTGTGTCCGCATCCGTCGCTGATCCGTGCCGACTATGAGAGCCGGCAGCTGGCCCCCAAAGACGACAGCTACGGGTTGTATCGTTTTTGCGACTGGTTGCCCGTGCGTCGTATCCTGAAAGGATCGAGTGCGCCCGTGACCTACAAGAGCAAAGGATTGGCCGAGGAACTGGGATTGGAAAATCTTTACATTACATTCAACGGTTATTATCCCCGGATCGGGGCGCGGATGACCACCTGTTCGTTCAAGGAGACGGAGGCCTACTCCGTATGTGGCCGCCTCAATCCCGATTGCGGTAAGGTGCTGGTGGTGGCTTCGGCCGGAAATACGGCCCGGGCATTTGCCAAAGTCTGCTCTGACAACCACATTCCTCTGCTGTTGAGCGTGCCGGAGGATAATCTGGAGGCTCTCTGGTTCGAACATCCCCTTGACGACTGTGTGAAACTGATCGCCGCACGGAAGGGGGGGGACTATTTCGATGCCATTCACTTGAGCAATCTGGTGCTCAAATCCGACAAATTTATTGCCGAAGGAGGAGCCAAGAACATCGCCCGCCGCGACGGAATGGCTACCACGGTATTGTCTGCCGTGACTCATATCGGCCGGATTCCGGACTTCTATTTCCAGGCTGTGGGCAGCGGTACGGGAGCCATTGCGGCCTGGGAGGCCAATATTCGTCTGATAGAGGACGGTCGGTTCGGTAAACATAAGATGAAATTGATCGTATCGCAGAACGCACCGTTCCTGCCCATGTACAATGCATGGAAGGCCGATTCCCGCGAGTTGTTGCCCTATGACGACGACCAGGCCCGACTGGATGCCGAGTCCATCGACGCCAAGGTGCTCTCCAATCGCAAGCCTCCTTACGGCATCGCCGGAGGACTTTACGACGCACTGAAAGATACGGACGGGGACATCCTCAAGGTGACAAATGAAGAGGCCCGGGCCGCGATCAATATTTTTCTGGCGACCGAAGGAATCGACATCTATTCGGCAGCCGGCGTAGCGACCGCATCGCTGATCGCCTCGGTCAGGGAGGGACGTGTCAAACCTTCGGACACCGTGATGCTCAACATTACGGGAGGTGGGGAAAAACTGTTCCAGCAGGGTAAAACACTTTGGAATCTGACCCCTTCGCTTGTATTTCCTCTCGATCCTTCGCCCGAAGAGGTGGTCGAAAAGGTCGAGGCACTCTTTACCCGGTAG
- a CDS encoding HAD family hydrolase, translating to MRQGVIFDMDGVLVDNRDIHIEAFVVLCKKYGVTLSKEKLFGVFGMGNDEILPIILPDKLIKEKGLRPLAEEKEAIYREIFEKTIVPTPGLVPFLHALRKEGFRTAVGSSGMEANVRFVLEKCGIADCFDAVVNGDMVTRCKPDPEIFLTASRLMQVPPTECVVIEDSFAGIQAARNAGMGVIAMATTFSKDKLKATDNDMIVSDFTPLTPRIIRSL from the coding sequence ATGAGACAAGGAGTAATTTTCGATATGGACGGCGTTCTGGTGGACAACCGGGACATACACATCGAAGCATTCGTGGTTCTCTGTAAAAAATACGGAGTCACACTTTCGAAAGAGAAGTTGTTCGGCGTTTTCGGCATGGGCAACGATGAAATCCTGCCGATCATCCTGCCGGATAAACTGATCAAGGAAAAAGGTCTTCGTCCGTTGGCAGAAGAAAAAGAGGCCATCTACCGGGAGATATTCGAAAAGACGATCGTTCCGACGCCGGGTCTCGTACCTTTCCTCCATGCACTCCGAAAAGAGGGATTCCGTACGGCGGTAGGTTCCTCCGGCATGGAAGCCAATGTCCGTTTCGTGTTGGAAAAGTGCGGAATCGCCGACTGTTTCGACGCGGTGGTCAACGGAGACATGGTCACTCGCTGCAAACCCGATCCGGAGATATTCCTCACGGCCTCCCGCCTCATGCAGGTGCCGCCGACCGAATGTGTCGTCATCGAAGATTCTTTCGCGGGCATCCAGGCGGCACGCAATGCAGGTATGGGCGTCATCGCCATGGCCACCACCTTTTCCAAAGACAAACTAAAGGCTACGGACAACGATATGATCGTTTCCGATTTCACACCGCTGACTCCTCGCATCATCCGCTCGCTCTGA
- a CDS encoding LysM peptidoglycan-binding domain-containing protein, with translation MKRFLLIALVLLMCVPGRAQLIKTKSSSIVTIEGRSYYVHTVRKGETVYSLARLYGVSEQELLESNPQAVEGLQPDQVLKIRVTDVKPKMKPRKMARLFDTHTVNQGETAYAISKRYGISVNVLMEDNPGMDPAALSIGQKLNIRKAEQGETSDTEIKAGWEEYRDAINSVSDDYVYHLVAKGETVYSLSRLFGVTQAEIIRSNDLKDGLKTGALIRIPNKSGRKTEGLVARPVADTSLMTAPPIEFSEEDYASEMPVRSFLPGATLNVALMLPLKNEGSTGRNFVDFYQGVLLGLEDIKVAGQSVNLSVYNTGKSEEEVKEIVSRDDFRQSDLVIGPVYEECLPPVLSFARKRGVPVVSPLAVVEKARSGLLYQMSPDPACKYDKLKDLLTEDKNVVVVSTADNDKEFENEIIPLLPGGYRTFAYNRNTPVSALEGLIRDDRDNVFVVLSGNEYTVDQILARISSVQNNLVARSIRNARIRVVGSSRWGRFQNVDKNLFFKLGLSFISSYHADRSNSVVNAFDKRYVKEFGTLPSLYAYRGYDAAKLFVGAASLPGDFSENINRSGQTLLQMPYRFGRNSQDGVQVNDQWALVRYLPDYTIEVR, from the coding sequence ATGAAAAGATTCCTTTTGATTGCGCTGGTCCTTCTGATGTGTGTGCCGGGAAGGGCGCAGCTGATAAAGACCAAATCGTCGAGTATCGTCACGATCGAAGGTCGGAGTTATTATGTCCATACGGTAAGAAAGGGCGAAACGGTCTATTCGCTGGCGCGTCTGTACGGAGTGAGCGAACAGGAGCTGCTCGAATCCAATCCGCAGGCGGTGGAAGGGCTGCAACCCGACCAGGTTCTTAAAATCCGGGTAACGGATGTGAAGCCCAAGATGAAGCCGAGGAAAATGGCCCGCCTGTTCGACACGCATACGGTGAATCAGGGGGAGACTGCGTATGCTATTTCAAAACGGTACGGCATTTCCGTGAACGTCTTGATGGAAGACAATCCGGGAATGGACCCTGCCGCGCTTTCGATCGGCCAGAAACTCAATATCCGTAAAGCGGAGCAGGGCGAGACTTCGGATACCGAAATCAAGGCCGGGTGGGAAGAGTACCGGGATGCGATCAACAGCGTATCGGACGATTATGTCTATCACCTGGTGGCCAAGGGGGAAACGGTTTACTCGCTCAGCCGGCTGTTCGGCGTCACTCAGGCCGAGATCATTCGCAGCAACGATCTGAAAGACGGTCTTAAAACGGGGGCATTGATCCGGATTCCCAATAAAAGCGGAAGGAAAACCGAAGGGCTTGTCGCACGGCCCGTTGCGGATACGTCGCTGATGACGGCTCCGCCGATCGAATTTTCGGAAGAGGATTATGCTTCGGAGATGCCGGTCCGCTCTTTCCTGCCCGGAGCGACATTGAACGTGGCGCTGATGCTGCCGTTGAAAAACGAGGGAAGTACGGGACGCAATTTCGTGGATTTCTACCAGGGAGTGTTGTTGGGGCTGGAAGACATCAAGGTTGCGGGGCAGTCGGTAAATCTGTCGGTGTACAATACGGGAAAGTCCGAGGAGGAAGTGAAGGAGATCGTGTCGCGGGACGATTTCCGCCAGAGCGATCTGGTGATAGGCCCCGTGTACGAGGAATGTCTGCCTCCTGTATTGTCGTTCGCCCGGAAAAGAGGGGTTCCCGTCGTGTCGCCGCTGGCTGTGGTGGAAAAGGCCAGGAGCGGCTTGCTGTATCAGATGTCGCCCGATCCTGCCTGCAAATACGATAAACTGAAAGACTTGCTGACGGAGGATAAGAATGTTGTGGTGGTGTCGACGGCGGACAACGACAAGGAGTTCGAAAACGAGATCATCCCCCTGTTGCCGGGAGGATATAGGACTTTCGCCTATAACAGGAATACGCCTGTTTCGGCATTGGAGGGGCTGATCCGCGATGACCGGGACAATGTGTTCGTCGTATTGTCGGGCAACGAATATACCGTGGACCAGATTTTGGCACGCATATCGTCCGTACAGAACAACTTGGTGGCACGGAGCATCAGGAATGCCCGAATACGGGTCGTGGGCAGTTCGCGCTGGGGCCGGTTTCAGAATGTCGATAAAAATCTTTTCTTCAAACTGGGTCTCAGTTTCATCTCTTCGTACCACGCTGACCGGAGTAATAGCGTGGTAAATGCTTTTGACAAACGGTACGTGAAGGAGTTCGGGACACTGCCTTCGCTCTACGCCTACCGCGGGTACGATGCCGCGAAACTGTTCGTCGGAGCGGCTTCGCTTCCGGGCGATTTCTCGGAAAATATCAACCGGAGTGGTCAGACGCTTCTTCAGATGCCTTATCGTTTTGGGCGCAATTCTCAGGACGGTGTGCAGGTGAACGACCAATGGGCTCTGGTACGTTATCTGCCCGATTATACGATCGAAGTACGTTGA
- a CDS encoding dipeptidase: MKKTIDYIRANRERFVEELFGVLRIPSISAESRHKDDMVRCAQWLAESLLKAGADMAEVMPTEGNPVVYAQKIVDPAKPTVLVYGHYDVMPVDPVDLWHTAPFEPVIKEGRIWGRGANDDKGQSFMHVKAFEAMTATGELPCNVKFMIEGEEEIGSEHLGTWCSEHKEMLAADVILVSDTSLLAWDTPSITCGLRGLCYMEVEVTGPDKDLHSGLYGGAVANPANVLARLIASLVDENGHITIPHFYDRVRELTPAERKDFNKAPFSLERYKDALSIGEVEGEAGYTTMERTGVRPSLDVNGIWGGYTGEGTKTVIPSKACAKISMRLVPDQSFEEIARLFTAHFEAIAPPSVKVNVKTLHGGEPYVSPTDLPAYRAAAQAIEDTFGKTPLPFYSGGSIPIISTFEKVLGLKSILMGFGLDRDAIHSPNESYGLENFYRGIETIAWFYKYFAQLR; encoded by the coding sequence ATGAAAAAAACCATTGATTATATCCGGGCAAACCGGGAACGTTTCGTCGAAGAACTTTTCGGTGTGCTGCGCATTCCTTCGATCAGCGCGGAAAGCCGCCACAAGGACGACATGGTACGCTGTGCGCAATGGCTGGCCGAATCGTTGCTCAAGGCGGGCGCAGACATGGCCGAAGTGATGCCGACCGAAGGAAACCCCGTGGTGTATGCCCAAAAGATCGTCGATCCGGCCAAGCCGACAGTATTGGTGTACGGCCATTATGACGTGATGCCGGTCGATCCGGTCGACCTGTGGCACACCGCCCCGTTCGAGCCCGTTATTAAAGAGGGACGTATCTGGGGACGCGGGGCCAACGACGACAAGGGCCAGTCGTTCATGCATGTCAAGGCATTCGAGGCGATGACCGCCACGGGCGAACTTCCCTGCAACGTGAAGTTCATGATCGAAGGAGAAGAGGAGATCGGTTCCGAACACCTCGGAACATGGTGCTCGGAGCACAAAGAGATGCTCGCAGCCGACGTCATACTGGTCTCCGATACCAGTTTGTTGGCGTGGGATACTCCCTCGATTACCTGCGGATTACGCGGATTATGTTACATGGAAGTAGAGGTTACGGGACCTGACAAAGACCTGCACTCCGGTCTTTATGGCGGGGCTGTGGCCAATCCAGCCAATGTACTGGCGCGGCTGATCGCTTCGCTGGTGGACGAAAACGGTCATATCACGATCCCTCATTTCTATGACCGGGTTCGAGAACTCACTCCTGCCGAACGCAAAGATTTCAATAAAGCACCCTTTTCACTTGAAAGATACAAAGATGCGCTTTCAATCGGCGAAGTGGAAGGAGAGGCAGGTTACACCACGATGGAGCGTACGGGAGTACGTCCGTCACTTGATGTGAACGGTATCTGGGGTGGTTATACGGGAGAAGGTACCAAAACAGTCATTCCATCGAAGGCCTGTGCGAAAATTTCCATGCGGTTGGTCCCGGACCAGAGCTTCGAAGAGATTGCCAGGCTATTCACCGCTCATTTCGAGGCTATTGCACCGCCCAGTGTAAAGGTAAACGTAAAGACACTGCACGGAGGAGAACCCTATGTTTCCCCAACCGACCTGCCGGCCTACCGAGCTGCGGCACAAGCCATTGAAGATACTTTCGGGAAGACTCCCCTGCCCTTCTATTCCGGCGGCAGCATTCCGATTATCAGTACGTTCGAAAAGGTTCTCGGACTGAAATCCATCCTGATGGGCTTCGGTCTCGACCGGGATGCGATCCATTCTCCGAACGAGAGTTACGGTTTGGAAAACTTCTACCGCGGCATCGAAACGATCGCATGGTTCTACAAATACTTTGCGCAATTGCGGTGA
- the dnaN gene encoding DNA polymerase III subunit beta: protein MKFVISSSALLSLLQTTGKVISNKNTLPILDYFLLELKDGELKVTASDLETTLVGTIKVESVEKEGLIAAPAKLMLDSLKEFSEQPLTIEANESTWEIKVSWKSGSLALPGTSGLSYPAIPELNEEKKEFTFEVETLQNGVGKTIFATADDELRPVMNGIYINMDAEGFTFVATDAHKLVKYTDESQTGGVTASFILPKKPANLLRAVLPKEDEPIRVAFDAKNVMFRLKSHMLICRLIEGNYPNYNAVIPAANPNKVIVDRVELLNAIKRVAVCSNQATNLIKLDIASSVINLTAQDLDFSVSANESLPCNYDGEAITIGFKSTFLVEILSNIETPSVLVELADSTRAGVFKPVYDDKQTSTTLMLLMPMMINA, encoded by the coding sequence ATGAAGTTTGTCATTTCGAGTTCCGCACTTCTGTCGTTGCTGCAGACCACCGGAAAGGTGATCAGCAACAAAAATACGTTGCCCATTCTCGATTACTTTCTGTTGGAGTTGAAGGATGGCGAATTGAAGGTGACCGCTTCCGATCTGGAAACTACGCTGGTCGGTACGATCAAGGTGGAGAGTGTGGAGAAAGAGGGGCTGATCGCCGCTCCGGCCAAACTGATGCTCGATTCGCTGAAGGAGTTTTCGGAACAGCCGCTGACGATCGAGGCCAATGAATCGACCTGGGAGATCAAGGTGAGTTGGAAAAGTGGTTCGCTGGCGCTTCCCGGCACTTCGGGTTTGAGTTATCCTGCGATTCCGGAACTCAACGAGGAGAAGAAGGAATTTACTTTCGAAGTGGAAACCTTGCAGAACGGTGTCGGCAAGACCATTTTCGCCACGGCCGACGACGAACTGCGCCCGGTGATGAACGGTATCTATATCAATATGGATGCAGAAGGATTCACTTTTGTGGCGACCGATGCCCATAAACTGGTGAAATACACGGATGAGAGCCAGACGGGAGGCGTTACGGCTTCGTTCATCCTGCCCAAAAAGCCGGCCAATCTGCTGCGGGCCGTCCTGCCGAAGGAGGACGAACCGATCCGGGTAGCTTTCGATGCGAAGAACGTGATGTTCCGTCTGAAAAGCCATATGCTGATCTGCCGGCTGATCGAAGGTAACTATCCCAATTATAATGCGGTGATTCCTGCGGCCAATCCCAATAAGGTGATCGTGGATCGGGTGGAACTGCTCAATGCGATCAAACGTGTGGCTGTCTGCTCGAATCAGGCGACCAATCTGATCAAACTGGACATCGCCTCGAGCGTGATCAACCTGACGGCGCAGGACCTCGACTTTTCGGTGTCGGCCAATGAGTCGCTCCCGTGCAACTACGACGGAGAAGCGATCACGATCGGGTTCAAATCGACCTTCCTCGTGGAGATTCTTTCCAATATCGAAACGCCCAGTGTTCTGGTCGAGCTGGCCGATTCCACCCGGGCCGGTGTGTTCAAGCCTGTGTACGACGATAAGCAGACCAGTACCACGCTGATGCTGCTGATGCCGATGATGATTAACGCGTAG
- the glmM gene encoding phosphoglucosamine mutase, with product MTLIKSISGIRGTIGGTPGENLTPTDIVRFTSAYARLLRKNNTEKPLKVVVGRDARLSGEMVQNLVEGTLLGCGVDVASVGLCTTPGVEMAVVAKGADGGIIITASHNPRQWNALKLLNARGEFLSDAEGKQVLALAADDDFAFAEIDRIGHIVERQSFDRQHIEAVLALPLVDVNAVKAKRFKVVVDAVNSVGGIVIPALLRALGCDVIELNCNPNGEFAHNPEPLPEHLTAISALVVAEKADLGVVVDPDVDRLALVCENGSMFGEEYTLVAVADYVLSHTPGNTVSNLSSSRALRDVTEKRGGKYAAAAVGEVNVVAKMKETGAVIGGEGNGGVIYPALHSGRDALVGVALFLTHLARSGMTVSQLRATYPSYYISKNRIQLTPAIDVDKVLAQIKAKYAHEQVTDIDGVKIDFPTEWVHLRKSNTEPIIRIYSESRDKASADRLAEQIIGEIKAVCGL from the coding sequence ATGACCTTAATTAAATCCATTTCCGGCATAAGGGGGACGATCGGAGGGACTCCCGGCGAGAACCTGACCCCGACGGACATCGTCCGTTTCACTTCGGCATACGCACGTCTGCTCCGCAAAAACAACACCGAAAAACCGTTGAAAGTGGTCGTGGGACGCGATGCGCGGCTCTCGGGCGAAATGGTGCAGAATCTGGTGGAAGGCACCCTGCTCGGTTGCGGGGTCGATGTGGCGAGCGTCGGTCTCTGCACCACTCCCGGAGTGGAAATGGCTGTAGTGGCCAAAGGCGCCGACGGGGGCATCATCATCACGGCCAGCCACAACCCCCGCCAGTGGAATGCACTCAAACTGCTCAATGCCCGGGGAGAGTTCCTCAGTGATGCAGAAGGCAAGCAGGTGCTGGCTCTGGCGGCCGACGACGACTTCGCTTTCGCCGAAATCGACCGGATCGGACACATCGTAGAACGCCAATCCTTCGACCGCCAGCATATCGAGGCCGTACTCGCTCTTCCTCTGGTCGATGTAAACGCCGTTAAAGCGAAGAGATTCAAAGTAGTGGTCGATGCAGTCAATTCCGTCGGAGGTATCGTCATCCCTGCATTGCTGCGGGCACTGGGCTGCGATGTGATCGAACTGAACTGCAATCCGAACGGAGAGTTCGCCCACAATCCCGAACCCCTGCCCGAACACCTGACCGCTATCTCCGCTCTGGTCGTGGCCGAAAAAGCCGATCTAGGCGTAGTGGTCGATCCCGATGTGGACCGGCTGGCATTGGTATGCGAAAACGGTTCGATGTTCGGTGAAGAGTACACGCTGGTCGCCGTAGCCGATTACGTGCTTTCGCACACGCCCGGCAACACGGTCTCCAACCTCAGTTCCTCGCGTGCCTTGCGAGACGTGACCGAAAAGAGAGGCGGCAAATACGCTGCCGCAGCCGTGGGAGAAGTGAATGTAGTGGCTAAAATGAAAGAGACAGGAGCCGTAATCGGCGGAGAAGGCAATGGCGGAGTGATCTATCCCGCCCTGCATTCCGGCCGTGACGCTCTGGTGGGCGTAGCGCTTTTCCTGACCCATCTGGCACGATCGGGCATGACCGTTTCGCAACTGCGGGCAACCTACCCCTCTTATTACATTTCAAAAAACAGGATTCAGCTGACTCCCGCGATCGATGTGGACAAGGTGCTTGCCCAGATCAAGGCAAAGTACGCTCACGAACAGGTCACGGACATCGACGGCGTAAAGATCGACTTTCCGACGGAATGGGTCCATTTGCGTAAATCGAACACGGAACCGATCATCCGCATATACAGCGAGAGCCGGGACAAGGCGTCGGCCGACCGGCTGGCCGAACAGATTATCGGCGAAATCAAGGCCGTCTGCGGACTTTAG
- a CDS encoding nucleoside phosphorylase, with the protein MDKRIIAPSELIINGDGSVFHLHLLPEQLADTVILVGDPGRVDLVASYFDTKEMKVSNREFTTVTGIYRGKRLTVISTGIGTDNIDIVVTELDALANIDFKTRTVKEAGRKLTLVRLGTSGAIQPDLEIGTLLFSRTSVGFDGLLNFYKGRNDVCDLDIEQAFMKHTDWNPLLAKPYFINASERLAKLFADSTREGITVSAPGFYAPQGRWVRLQPADPRLNEKIESFDYKGRRITNFEMEGSALAGLARLMGHEAATICTIIAQRIAKNAATDYRPFVNKMIVMSLDKLSSI; encoded by the coding sequence ATGGATAAACGAATTATCGCACCTTCGGAACTCATCATCAACGGAGACGGCTCCGTGTTTCATCTGCATCTGCTGCCGGAACAACTGGCGGACACTGTGATTCTGGTCGGCGATCCCGGCCGGGTGGACCTGGTGGCTTCCTATTTCGATACGAAGGAGATGAAAGTCTCCAATCGGGAATTCACGACGGTTACGGGAATTTACAGGGGGAAACGCCTGACGGTGATTTCGACCGGAATCGGAACGGACAACATCGACATCGTCGTGACAGAACTGGATGCTCTTGCCAACATCGACTTCAAGACCCGCACGGTGAAGGAGGCCGGGAGGAAACTGACGCTGGTGCGTTTGGGAACTTCCGGGGCCATACAGCCCGATCTGGAGATCGGAACGCTGTTGTTTTCCCGCACTTCGGTCGGGTTTGACGGATTGCTGAATTTCTACAAGGGGCGGAATGACGTGTGCGATCTGGATATCGAACAGGCTTTCATGAAACATACGGATTGGAATCCGCTGCTGGCCAAGCCCTATTTCATCAATGCCTCGGAGCGTCTGGCGAAACTTTTCGCCGATTCGACCCGCGAAGGGATCACCGTGTCGGCCCCCGGATTCTATGCTCCGCAAGGTCGTTGGGTGCGTTTGCAGCCGGCCGACCCGCGGCTGAACGAAAAGATCGAATCGTTCGATTACAAAGGGCGCAGAATCACCAATTTTGAAATGGAAGGCTCTGCGCTGGCGGGACTTGCCCGTCTGATGGGGCACGAGGCTGCCACCATCTGCACGATCATCGCCCAGCGGATCGCCAAAAATGCCGCCACGGACTACCGGCCTTTTGTTAATAAAATGATCGTAATGTCTCTCGATAAATTGTCGTCAATCTGA
- a CDS encoding DUF4886 domain-containing protein, whose product MKKIAEAGFMRGTVIASLVLAGVMAFSSVFAGGKKADTLRVLLIGNSFSKNASTYLPQLAENGGHVLVIGRAETGGCPLEKHWRFVQIHEQDPENPEGGAYWAKKPLKVLLTEEKWDVVTMQQYSFFSSCPATYEPYARNLYDYVRKFQPEARILIHQTWAYRTDAPRFGLKEIDASGKQVRCASDEEMWRLSRAAYRKVAEELGVGVIPVGDAFWTVCSDPEYGYKVDATFDRKAAEAPELPAQAYSLHKGYFWDKKTGKLKLDANHASDAGCYLGGLVWYGVLFGESPARLTFVPEGIPADFASYLRKTAQKTLKNKK is encoded by the coding sequence ATGAAGAAGATCGCTGAAGCTGGATTCATGCGGGGAACCGTGATCGCCAGTCTCGTGCTGGCAGGAGTAATGGCATTTTCCTCTGTATTCGCAGGAGGAAAAAAGGCCGATACATTGCGGGTGCTGCTGATCGGAAACAGCTTTTCTAAAAACGCTTCGACCTATTTGCCTCAATTGGCAGAGAACGGCGGACATGTCCTCGTTATCGGTCGGGCGGAAACCGGCGGCTGCCCTTTGGAAAAGCATTGGAGGTTCGTACAGATACACGAACAGGACCCTGAAAATCCTGAGGGAGGGGCTTACTGGGCGAAAAAGCCGTTGAAAGTGTTGCTGACCGAAGAGAAGTGGGATGTGGTGACGATGCAACAATATTCCTTCTTCTCGTCTTGTCCGGCCACTTATGAACCGTATGCACGGAACCTGTACGATTATGTCCGGAAATTCCAGCCCGAGGCCCGTATTCTGATACATCAGACTTGGGCCTATCGGACGGATGCACCCCGGTTCGGGCTGAAAGAAATTGACGCTTCGGGAAAACAGGTGAGATGTGCTTCGGACGAAGAGATGTGGCGACTTTCCCGTGCGGCTTACCGGAAAGTCGCCGAGGAACTGGGTGTCGGTGTGATTCCCGTGGGAGATGCATTCTGGACGGTTTGTTCCGATCCGGAATACGGTTATAAGGTGGATGCGACATTCGACAGGAAGGCGGCCGAAGCACCTGAATTGCCGGCACAGGCATACTCCCTGCACAAGGGGTATTTCTGGGACAAGAAAACCGGAAAGTTGAAGTTGGACGCCAATCACGCCTCCGATGCCGGATGCTATCTGGGCGGGCTGGTCTGGTACGGCGTGTTGTTCGGAGAGTCGCCCGCACGGCTGACTTTCGTTCCTGAAGGCATCCCGGCCGACTTCGCTTCCTACTTGAGGAAAACGGCGCAAAAGACATTGAAAAACAAAAAATAA
- a CDS encoding 3'-5' exonuclease: MKLNLKNPIVFLDLETTGVDPSRDRIVEISLVKVMPDGTKEVKTRRINPEMPIPPAATAVHGITDEDVKDCPRFREIAKSLAAYIEGCDFGGFNSNKFDIPVLAEEFLRAGVDVDLKKRKMVDVQNIFHKMEQRTLVAAYKFYCDKDLENAHSAEADTLATYEVLMAQLDRYEELKNDIDFLADFSSRSQFVDYAGRIVYDEKGVEVFNFGKHKGRSVAEVFREEPSYYSWMMNGDFPKYTQKVITEIRLRELGNRK, translated from the coding sequence ATGAAGCTGAACCTGAAAAATCCGATCGTGTTTCTCGATCTGGAGACGACCGGGGTAGATCCTTCTCGTGACCGGATCGTCGAGATATCCCTGGTGAAGGTGATGCCCGACGGTACGAAAGAGGTGAAGACCCGGCGGATCAATCCTGAAATGCCGATTCCTCCGGCCGCTACGGCCGTACACGGTATTACGGACGAGGATGTGAAAGATTGTCCCCGGTTCCGGGAGATCGCCAAGTCGTTGGCAGCCTATATCGAGGGGTGCGATTTCGGAGGTTTCAACTCCAACAAGTTTGATATTCCCGTGCTGGCCGAGGAGTTTCTGCGCGCCGGGGTGGATGTCGACCTGAAGAAACGCAAGATGGTGGATGTGCAGAACATCTTTCACAAGATGGAACAGCGTACGCTGGTGGCCGCTTACAAGTTCTACTGCGACAAGGATTTGGAGAACGCCCATTCGGCCGAGGCCGATACGTTGGCCACTTATGAGGTGCTGATGGCACAGCTCGACCGTTACGAAGAGTTGAAAAACGACATAGATTTCCTGGCCGATTTCTCTTCGCGCAGTCAGTTCGTAGATTATGCCGGCCGTATCGTCTATGACGAGAAGGGAGTGGAGGTGTTCAATTTCGGGAAGCATAAGGGCCGTAGCGTAGCTGAAGTATTCCGTGAAGAACCGAGCTACTATTCATGGATGATGAACGGCGATTTCCCCAAATATACCCAGAAAGTGATTACCGAAATCCGGTTGCGGGAGTTGGGGAATAGAAAGTAG